A single genomic interval of Eptesicus fuscus isolate TK198812 chromosome 10, DD_ASM_mEF_20220401, whole genome shotgun sequence harbors:
- the PRR18 gene encoding proline-rich protein 18 translates to MPFPPPPAPAPGGPAARPPPRRPGAVRKAAPARAPPAPPAAGEKPRPQAPPSRSWPSATLRRPPARRAPGPAPAPAPAPAGPVRFPLRLTPEAALPVQRRHRERPLLPPPRPLPLSPSAAARAQAAGPRGGGDPGGPGARRPAAPLLPRGPQAPHPRPDLRRALQASLLNDRHRYDDVEDEEEEAGAPDRGLVRRCTEWLRGVEAAAAARDRSALDALPHLSAL, encoded by the coding sequence ATGCCCTtcccgccgcctcccgccccggccccggggggCCCCGCcgcgcgcccgccgccccgcagGCCCGGAGCCGTCCGGAAGGCAgcgcccgcccgcgccccgcccgcgccgcccgccgccggggAGAAGCCGCGGCCCCAGGCGCCGCCGTCCCGCTCCTGGCCCTCGGCCACGCTCCGGAGGCCCCCGGCCCGCCGCGCCCCGGGCCCGGCCCCCGCGCCCGCTCCGGCCCCGGCTGGCCCCGTGCGCTTCCCCCTGCGCCTCACCCCCGAGGCCGCCCTGCCGGTCCAGAGGCGCCACCGGGAGAGGCCGCTgctcccgccgccccgcccgctgcccctCTCGCCCTCGGCCGCCGCCCGAGCCCAGGCCGCGGGTCCGCGCGGGGGAGGCGACCCCGGGGGCCCGGGCGCGCGCCGGCCTGCGGCCCCGCTGCTGCCCCGCGGCCCGCAGGCGCCCCACCCGCGGCCGGACCTGCGCCGCGCGCTCCAGGCGTCGCTGCTCAACGACCGGCACCGCTACGACGACgtggaggacgaggaggaggaggccggggcCCCGGACCGGGGGCTGGTGCGCAGGTGCACCGAGTGGCTGCGCGGcgtggaggcggcggcggccgcgcggGACCGCTCGGCCCTGGACGCGCTGCCGCACCTGAGCGCGCTGTGA
- the SFT2D1 gene encoding vesicle transport protein SFT2A isoform X1, translated as MDSGPGRLLAELQHQAEVVCHLLRERHLLLHPRHGPAVAPRGHQALRRVLHLREHCCLSQHVLPDGPRQAAEEDVRDHAAARHRHHACVFRAYPVRCSVVAQEGAGPALLHPAVPVHDLVQPVVHPVRKGRRHEVLLFSPELRTRTEPAQPLEVAVGLVEFS; from the exons ATGGACTCAG gtcctggaCGCCTCCTCGCTGAGCTTCAACACCAGGCTGAAGTGGTTTGCCATCTGCTTCGTGAGCGGCATCTTCTTCTCCATCCTC GGCACGGGCCTGCTGTGGCTCCCCGGGGGCATCAAGCTCTTCGCCGTGTTCTACACCTTCGGGAACATTGCTGCCTTAGCCAG CACGTGCTTCCTGATGGGCCCCGTCAGGCAGCTGAAGAAGATGTTCGAGACCACGCGGCTGCTCGCCACCGTCATCATGCTT GTGTGTTTCGTGCTTACCCTGTGCGCTGCTCTGTGG TGGCACAAGAAGGGGCTGGCCCTGCTCTTCTGCATCCTGCAGTTCCTGTCCATGACCTG GTACAGCCTGTCGTACATCCCGTACGCAAG GGACGCCGTCATGAAGTGCTGCTCTTCTCTCCTGAGCTGAGAACCAGAACAGAACCCGCACAGCCTTTGGAAGTGGCTGTTGGTTTGGTGGAGTTTTCCTGA
- the SFT2D1 gene encoding vesicle transport protein SFT2A isoform X2 produces MEKLRRVLSGQDDEEQGLTAQVLDASSLSFNTRLKWFAICFVSGIFFSILGTGLLWLPGGIKLFAVFYTFGNIAALASTCFLMGPVRQLKKMFETTRLLATVIMLVCFVLTLCAALWWHKKGLALLFCILQFLSMTWYSLSYIPYARDAVMKCCSSLLS; encoded by the exons ATGGAGAAACTGCGGCGGGTCCTGAGCGGCCAGGACGACGAGGAGCAGGGCCTGACCGCGCAG gtcctggaCGCCTCCTCGCTGAGCTTCAACACCAGGCTGAAGTGGTTTGCCATCTGCTTCGTGAGCGGCATCTTCTTCTCCATCCTC GGCACGGGCCTGCTGTGGCTCCCCGGGGGCATCAAGCTCTTCGCCGTGTTCTACACCTTCGGGAACATTGCTGCCTTAGCCAG CACGTGCTTCCTGATGGGCCCCGTCAGGCAGCTGAAGAAGATGTTCGAGACCACGCGGCTGCTCGCCACCGTCATCATGCTT GTGTGTTTCGTGCTTACCCTGTGCGCTGCTCTGTGG TGGCACAAGAAGGGGCTGGCCCTGCTCTTCTGCATCCTGCAGTTCCTGTCCATGACCTG GTACAGCCTGTCGTACATCCCGTACGCAAG GGACGCCGTCATGAAGTGCTGCTCTTCTCTCCTGAGCTGA